Proteins co-encoded in one Nothobranchius furzeri strain GRZ-AD chromosome 4, NfurGRZ-RIMD1, whole genome shotgun sequence genomic window:
- the tpm1 gene encoding tropomyosin alpha-1 chain isoform X6 yields MDAIKKKMQMLKLDKENALDRAEQAESDKKAAEDKSKQLEDEIRELEKKIRVTEDERDRLFEEFQTAEEKLLAAEETATKLEDDLVALQKKLKGTEDELDKYSEALKDAQEKLELAEKKATDAEGDVASLNRRIQLVEEELDRAQERLATALTKLEEAEKAADESERGMKVIENRAMKDEEKMEIQEIQLKEAKHIAEEADRKYEEVARKLVIIEGDLERTEERAELSEGKCSELEEELKTVTNNLKSLEAQAEKYSQKEDKYEEEIKVLTDKLKEAETRAEFAERSVAKLEKTIDDLEDELYSQKLKYKAISEELDHALNDMTSM; encoded by the exons ATGGATGCCATCAAGAAGAAGATGCAGATGCTCAAGCTCGACAAGGAGAATGCCTTGGACAGAGCTGAGCAGGCCGAGTCAGACAAGAAAGCAGCAGAGGACAAAAGCAAACAG TTAGAGGACGAAATAAGAGAATTGGAAAAGAAAATACGCGTTACAGAAGACGAAAGAGATAGACTTTTTGAGGAGTTCCAGACTGCTGAGGAAAAACTGTTGGCTGCTGAGGAGACCGCCACCAAG CTTGAAGACGATTTGGTGGCTCTGCAGAAGAAGCTGAAGGGAACAGAGGATGAGCTGGACAAGTACTCTGAGGCTCTTAAAGACGCCCAGGAGAAACTTGAGCTTGCTGAGAAGAAAGCCACCGAT GCTGAGGGTGATGTGGCTTCCCTTAACAGACGTATCCAGCTGGTTGAGGAGGAGTTGGATCGTGctcaggagcgtctggccacagctCTGACCAAGCTGGAGGAGGCTGAGAAGGCTGCTGATGAGAGCGAGAG AGGCATGAAGGTCATTGAGAACAGAGCCATGAAGGATGAGGAGAAGATGGAGATCCAGGAGATCCAGCTGAAAGAGGCCAAACACATCGCTGAGGAGGCTGACCGCAAATATGAGGAG GTGGCTCGTAAACTGGTTATCATTGAGGGTGACCTGGAACGTACAGAGGAGCGTGCCGAGCTCTCAGAAGG CAAATGCTCTGAGCTTGAGGAAGAGTTGAAAACTGTGACCAACAACCTGAAGTCACTGGAGGCCCAGGCCGAGAAG TACTCACAGAAGGAAGACAAGTATGAGGAGGAGATCAAGGTCCTCACCGACAAGCTGAAGGAG GCTGAGACTCGTGCTGAGTTCGCTGAGAGATCAGTAGCCAAGCTTGAGAAGACCATTGATGACTTGGAAG ATGAGTTGTATTCCCAGAAACTGAAGTACAAGGCCATCAGCGAGGAGCTGGACCACGCCCTCAACGACATGACTTCCATGTAA
- the tpm1 gene encoding tropomyosin alpha-1 chain isoform X5, whose protein sequence is MDAIKKKMQMLKLDKENALDRAEQAESDKKAAEDKSKQLEDEIRELEKKIRVTEDERDRLFEEFQTAEEKLLAAEETATKLEDDLVALQKKLKGTEDELDKYSEALKDAQEKLELAEKKATDAEGDVASLNRRIQLVEEELDRAQERLATALTKLEEAEKAADESERGMKVIENRAMKDEEKMEIQEIQLKEAKHIAEEADRKYEEVARKLVIIEGDLERTEERAELSEGKCSELEEELKTVTNNLKSLEAQAEKYSQKEDKYEEEIKVLTDKLKEAETRAEFAERSVAKLEKTIDDLEEKLSHAKEENLDMHQMLDQTLMELNNL, encoded by the exons ATGGATGCCATCAAGAAGAAGATGCAGATGCTCAAGCTCGACAAGGAGAATGCCTTGGACAGAGCTGAGCAGGCCGAGTCAGACAAGAAAGCAGCAGAGGACAAAAGCAAACAG TTAGAGGACGAAATAAGAGAATTGGAAAAGAAAATACGCGTTACAGAAGACGAAAGAGATAGACTTTTTGAGGAGTTCCAGACTGCTGAGGAAAAACTGTTGGCTGCTGAGGAGACCGCCACCAAG CTTGAAGACGATTTGGTGGCTCTGCAGAAGAAGCTGAAGGGAACAGAGGATGAGCTGGACAAGTACTCTGAGGCTCTTAAAGACGCCCAGGAGAAACTTGAGCTTGCTGAGAAGAAAGCCACCGAT GCTGAGGGTGATGTGGCTTCCCTTAACAGACGTATCCAGCTGGTTGAGGAGGAGTTGGATCGTGctcaggagcgtctggccacagctCTGACCAAGCTGGAGGAGGCTGAGAAGGCTGCTGATGAGAGCGAGAG AGGCATGAAGGTCATTGAGAACAGAGCCATGAAGGATGAGGAGAAGATGGAGATCCAGGAGATCCAGCTGAAAGAGGCCAAACACATCGCTGAGGAGGCTGACCGCAAATATGAGGAG GTGGCTCGTAAACTGGTTATCATTGAGGGTGACCTGGAACGTACAGAGGAGCGTGCCGAGCTCTCAGAAGG CAAATGCTCTGAGCTTGAGGAAGAGTTGAAAACTGTGACCAACAACCTGAAGTCACTGGAGGCCCAGGCCGAGAAG TACTCACAGAAGGAAGACAAGTATGAGGAGGAGATCAAGGTCCTCACCGACAAGCTGAAGGAG GCTGAGACTCGTGCTGAGTTCGCTGAGAGATCAGTAGCCAAGCTTGAGAAGACCATTGATGACTTGGAAG AGAAACTGTCACATGCTAAAGAAGAAAACCTTGATATGCACCAGATGCTGGACCAGACTCTAATGGAACTGAATAACTTGTGA
- the tpm1 gene encoding tropomyosin alpha-1 chain isoform X4, producing MDAIKKKMQMLKLDKENALDRAEQAESDKKAAEDKSKQLEDEIRELEKKIRVTEDERDRLFEEFQTAEEKLLAAEETATKAEGDVASLNRRIQLVEEELDRAQERLATALTKLEEAEKAADESERGMKVIENRAMKDEEKMEIQEIQLKEAKHIAEEADRKYEEVARKLVIIEGDLERTEERAELSEGKCSELEEELKTVTNNLKSLEAQAEKYSQKEDKYEEEIKVLTDKLKEAETRAEFAERSVAKLEKTIDDLEEKLSHAKEENLDMHQMLDQTLMELNNL from the exons ATGGATGCCATCAAGAAGAAGATGCAGATGCTCAAGCTCGACAAGGAGAATGCCTTGGACAGAGCTGAGCAGGCCGAGTCAGACAAGAAAGCAGCAGAGGACAAAAGCAAACAG TTAGAGGACGAAATAAGAGAATTGGAAAAGAAAATACGCGTTACAGAAGACGAAAGAGATAGACTTTTTGAGGAGTTCCAGACTGCTGAGGAAAAACTGTTGGCTGCTGAGGAGACCGCCACCAAG GCTGAGGGTGATGTGGCTTCCCTTAACAGACGTATCCAGCTGGTTGAGGAGGAGTTGGATCGTGctcaggagcgtctggccacagctCTGACCAAGCTGGAGGAGGCTGAGAAGGCTGCTGATGAGAGCGAGAG AGGCATGAAGGTCATTGAGAACAGAGCCATGAAGGATGAGGAGAAGATGGAGATCCAGGAGATCCAGCTGAAAGAGGCCAAACACATCGCTGAGGAGGCTGACCGCAAATATGAGGAG GTGGCTCGTAAACTGGTTATCATTGAGGGTGACCTGGAACGTACAGAGGAGCGTGCCGAGCTCTCAGAAGG CAAATGCTCTGAGCTTGAGGAAGAGTTGAAAACTGTGACCAACAACCTGAAGTCACTGGAGGCCCAGGCCGAGAAG TACTCACAGAAGGAAGACAAGTATGAGGAGGAGATCAAGGTCCTCACCGACAAGCTGAAGGAG GCTGAGACTCGTGCTGAGTTCGCTGAGAGATCAGTAGCCAAGCTTGAGAAGACCATTGATGACTTGGAAG AGAAACTGTCACATGCTAAAGAAGAAAACCTTGATATGCACCAGATGCTGGACCAGACTCTAATGGAACTGAATAACTTGTGA
- the tpm1 gene encoding tropomyosin alpha-1 chain isoform X2, whose product MDAIKKKMQMLKLDKENALDRAEQAESDKKAAEDKSKQLEDDLVALQKKLKGTEDELDKYSEALKDAQEKLELAEKKATDAEGDVASLNRRIQLVEEELDRAQERLATALTKLEEAEKAADESERGMKVIENRAMKDEEKMEIQEIQLKEAKHIAEEADRKYEEVARKLVIIEGDLERTEERAELSEGKCSELEEELKTVTNNLKSLEAQAEKYSQKEDKYEEEIKVLTDKLKEAETRAEFAERSVAKLEKTIDDLEEKLSHAKEENLDMHQMLDQTLMELNNL is encoded by the exons ATGGATGCCATCAAGAAGAAGATGCAGATGCTCAAGCTCGACAAGGAGAATGCCTTGGACAGAGCTGAGCAGGCCGAGTCAGACAAGAAAGCAGCAGAGGACAAAAGCAAACAG CTTGAAGACGATTTGGTGGCTCTGCAGAAGAAGCTGAAGGGAACAGAGGATGAGCTGGACAAGTACTCTGAGGCTCTTAAAGACGCCCAGGAGAAACTTGAGCTTGCTGAGAAGAAAGCCACCGAT GCTGAGGGTGATGTGGCTTCCCTTAACAGACGTATCCAGCTGGTTGAGGAGGAGTTGGATCGTGctcaggagcgtctggccacagctCTGACCAAGCTGGAGGAGGCTGAGAAGGCTGCTGATGAGAGCGAGAG AGGCATGAAGGTCATTGAGAACAGAGCCATGAAGGATGAGGAGAAGATGGAGATCCAGGAGATCCAGCTGAAAGAGGCCAAACACATCGCTGAGGAGGCTGACCGCAAATATGAGGAG GTGGCTCGTAAACTGGTTATCATTGAGGGTGACCTGGAACGTACAGAGGAGCGTGCCGAGCTCTCAGAAGG CAAATGCTCTGAGCTTGAGGAAGAGTTGAAAACTGTGACCAACAACCTGAAGTCACTGGAGGCCCAGGCCGAGAAG TACTCACAGAAGGAAGACAAGTATGAGGAGGAGATCAAGGTCCTCACCGACAAGCTGAAGGAG GCTGAGACTCGTGCTGAGTTCGCTGAGAGATCAGTAGCCAAGCTTGAGAAGACCATTGATGACTTGGAAG AGAAACTGTCACATGCTAAAGAAGAAAACCTTGATATGCACCAGATGCTGGACCAGACTCTAATGGAACTGAATAACTTGTGA
- the tpm1 gene encoding tropomyosin alpha-1 chain isoform X3, producing MDAIKKKMQMLKLDKENALDRAEQAESDKKAAEDKSKQLEDEIRELEKKIRVTEDERDRLFEEFQTAEEKLLAAEETATKAEGDVASLNRRIQLVEEELDRAQERLATALTKLEEAEKAADESERGMKVIENRAMKDEEKMEIQEIQLKEAKHIAEEADRKYEEVARKLVIIEGDLERTEERAELSEGKCSELEEELKTVTNNLKSLEAQAEKYSQKEDKYEEEIKVLTDKLKEAETRAEFAERSVAKLEKTIDDLEDELYSQKLKYKAISEELDHALNDMTSI from the exons ATGGATGCCATCAAGAAGAAGATGCAGATGCTCAAGCTCGACAAGGAGAATGCCTTGGACAGAGCTGAGCAGGCCGAGTCAGACAAGAAAGCAGCAGAGGACAAAAGCAAACAG TTAGAGGACGAAATAAGAGAATTGGAAAAGAAAATACGCGTTACAGAAGACGAAAGAGATAGACTTTTTGAGGAGTTCCAGACTGCTGAGGAAAAACTGTTGGCTGCTGAGGAGACCGCCACCAAG GCTGAGGGTGATGTGGCTTCCCTTAACAGACGTATCCAGCTGGTTGAGGAGGAGTTGGATCGTGctcaggagcgtctggccacagctCTGACCAAGCTGGAGGAGGCTGAGAAGGCTGCTGATGAGAGCGAGAG AGGCATGAAGGTCATTGAGAACAGAGCCATGAAGGATGAGGAGAAGATGGAGATCCAGGAGATCCAGCTGAAAGAGGCCAAACACATCGCTGAGGAGGCTGACCGCAAATATGAGGAG GTGGCTCGTAAACTGGTTATCATTGAGGGTGACCTGGAACGTACAGAGGAGCGTGCCGAGCTCTCAGAAGG CAAATGCTCTGAGCTTGAGGAAGAGTTGAAAACTGTGACCAACAACCTGAAGTCACTGGAGGCCCAGGCCGAGAAG TACTCACAGAAGGAAGACAAGTATGAGGAGGAGATCAAGGTCCTCACCGACAAGCTGAAGGAG GCTGAGACTCGTGCTGAGTTCGCTGAGAGATCAGTAGCCAAGCTTGAGAAGACCATTGATGACTTGGAAG ATGAGTTGTATTCCCAGAAACTGAAGTACAAGGCCATCAGCGAGGAGCTGGACCACGCCCTCAACGACATGACTTCCAT ATAA
- the tpm1 gene encoding tropomyosin alpha-1 chain isoform X1 has translation MDAIKKKMQMLKLDKENALDRAEQAESDKKAAEDKSKQLEDDLVALQKKLKGTEDELDKYSEALKDAQEKLELAEKKATDAEGDVASLNRRIQLVEEELDRAQERLATALTKLEEAEKAADESERGMKVIENRAMKDEEKMEIQEIQLKEAKHIAEEADRKYEEVARKLVIIEGDLERTEERAELSEGKCSELEEELKTVTNNLKSLEAQAEKYSQKEDKYEEEIKVLTDKLKEAETRAEFAERSVAKLEKTIDDLEDELYSQKLKYKAISEELDHALNDMTSI, from the exons ATGGATGCCATCAAGAAGAAGATGCAGATGCTCAAGCTCGACAAGGAGAATGCCTTGGACAGAGCTGAGCAGGCCGAGTCAGACAAGAAAGCAGCAGAGGACAAAAGCAAACAG CTTGAAGACGATTTGGTGGCTCTGCAGAAGAAGCTGAAGGGAACAGAGGATGAGCTGGACAAGTACTCTGAGGCTCTTAAAGACGCCCAGGAGAAACTTGAGCTTGCTGAGAAGAAAGCCACCGAT GCTGAGGGTGATGTGGCTTCCCTTAACAGACGTATCCAGCTGGTTGAGGAGGAGTTGGATCGTGctcaggagcgtctggccacagctCTGACCAAGCTGGAGGAGGCTGAGAAGGCTGCTGATGAGAGCGAGAG AGGCATGAAGGTCATTGAGAACAGAGCCATGAAGGATGAGGAGAAGATGGAGATCCAGGAGATCCAGCTGAAAGAGGCCAAACACATCGCTGAGGAGGCTGACCGCAAATATGAGGAG GTGGCTCGTAAACTGGTTATCATTGAGGGTGACCTGGAACGTACAGAGGAGCGTGCCGAGCTCTCAGAAGG CAAATGCTCTGAGCTTGAGGAAGAGTTGAAAACTGTGACCAACAACCTGAAGTCACTGGAGGCCCAGGCCGAGAAG TACTCACAGAAGGAAGACAAGTATGAGGAGGAGATCAAGGTCCTCACCGACAAGCTGAAGGAG GCTGAGACTCGTGCTGAGTTCGCTGAGAGATCAGTAGCCAAGCTTGAGAAGACCATTGATGACTTGGAAG ATGAGTTGTATTCCCAGAAACTGAAGTACAAGGCCATCAGCGAGGAGCTGGACCACGCCCTCAACGACATGACTTCCAT ATAA
- the lactb gene encoding serine beta-lactamase-like protein LACTB, mitochondrial isoform X1, whose translation MSRLLLAHRLCSRCFLRGLPFLSPRAKPRKTDSVLLLAQRRCFVEFAFGKNQAKTRIWVCGVGVGLVLAVGLKYSHDSFESSCDDNVSKAENPYKDAIKRSRDLLERIKVGGETEFGAPGLVVGVSVDGVRVWCEGMGYADLENRIPCAPETVMRIASVSKALTSAAAARLCEAGKLDLDVPVQKYVPEFPQKQFDGQDVTITSRMILSHLSGIRHYEKDAKKVKEETEKAKRLLKPPGKDGENASSSEKMNEVSTDQESKSKDSSQARRKREFEHEEYYLKDNFENVIQSLDLFKDDPLIFKPGTTFLYSTHAFTLLSAVLERAAGQHFLDLMMNLFRELGMLNTVPDENGPIIYHRCRFYCLNKRGRVVNSPYVDNSYKWAGGGFLSTAGDLLLFGNALLYSYQVAFLEDTEGLLPGFLKPKTALDLWAPVDKTEASWDKDGLYAQGWLVVEKLQRFGQCRKRRHYVSHTGGAVGASSVLLVLPSEELDQRRGVTPVLPQGVVVSIITNMQSVGLNPTALKIAHEFDKARSVKVCS comes from the exons ATGTCACGCTTGCTTCTAGCGCATCGATTATGTAGCAGGTGCTTTTTGCGCGGACTTCCGTTTTTGTCTCCGCGTGCCAAGCCGCGGAAGACTGACAGCGTTTTATTGCTGGCACAAAGACGTTGTTTCGTGGAGTTCGCCTTTGGTAAAAACCAGGCGAAAACGCGCATTTGGGTGTGTGGTGTTGGTGTAGGCTTAGTTTTAGCTGTGGGGCTAAAATACAGCCATGACTCTTTCGAAAGTTCATGTGATGATAACGTCAGTAAAGCAGAAAATCCGTACAAAGATGCAATCAAAAGGAGCAGAGATCTGCTGGAGCGGATAAAGGTAGGTGGCGAG ACTGAGTTTGGAGCTCCTGGTCTGGTAGTCGGAGTTTCTGTGGATGGTGTTCGGGTTTGGTGTGAAG GGATGGGTTATGCTGATTTGGAGAACCGCATCCCATGTGCTCCGGAAACAGTGATGCGAATTGCCAGCGTGAGTAAGGCGCTCACCTCCGCCGCTGCTGCTCGACTGTGTGAGGCAGGAAAACTCGATCTTGACGTCCCCGTCCAGAAATATGTCCCAGAGTTTCCCCAGAAGCAGTTTGATGGACAAGAT GTCACAATAACTTCTCGTATGATTCTGTCACATCTGAGTGGCATACGGCACTACGAGAAGGATGCAAAGAAAGTCAAGGAGGAAACGGAGAAAGCAAAGCGACTTCTAAAGCCACCGGGTAAAGACGGAGAGAACGCGAGTTCGTCTGAAAAGATGAACGAAGTTTCAACGGATCAGGAATCTAAAAGTAAAGACTCCAGTCAAGCTAGAAGGAAAAGGGAGTTTGAGCACGAGGAATACTACTTGAAGGACAACTTTGAAAACGTCATTCAGTCCTTGGATCTTTTTAAGGATGACCCTCTCATTTTCAAACCTG GCACCACTTTCCTGTACTCTACTCATGCCTTCACTCTGCTGAGCGCCGTCTTGGAGCGGGCTGCTGGTCAGCATTTCCTGGATCTAATGATGAACCTGTTCCGTGAGCTGGGAATGCTCAACACTGTTCCCGATGAGAACGGTCCGATAATTTACCACCGCTGCAG GTTTTATTGCCTTAATAAGAGAGGCCGTGTTGTAAACTCCCCGTACGTGGACAACTCCTACAAATGGGCCGGAGGAGGCTTCCTCTCCACAGCTGGAGACCTGCTGCTCTTTGGGAACGCTCTGCTTTATAGCTACCAGGTGGCCTTCCTCGAGGACACCGAGGGCTTACTCCCGGGTTTCCTTAAACCCAAAACGGCTTTAGATCTATGGGCGCCTGTCGACAAGACTGAGGCCAGCTGGGACAAGGATGGACTTTATGCCCAAGGCTGGTTGGTGGTGGAGAAACTGCAAAGATTTGGCCAATGCAGGAAGCGCAGACACTACGTGTCACACACGGGGGGAGCTGTGGGGGCCAGCAGCGTTCTTCTAGTGTTACCCAGCGAGGAGCTAGACCAACGACGGGGGGTGACCCCTGTCCTCCCACAAGGGGTGGTGGtctccatcatcaccaacatGCAGTCTGTAGGGCTGAACCCCACCGCGCTGAAGATTGCACATGAGTTCGACAAAGCTAGAAGTGTGAAGGTTTGCAGCTAA
- the lactb gene encoding serine beta-lactamase-like protein LACTB, mitochondrial isoform X2: MSRLLLAHRLCSRCFLRGLPFLSPRAKPRKTDSVLLLAQRRCFVEFAFGKNQAKTRIWVCGVGVGLVLAVGLKYSHDSFESSCDDNVSKAENPYKDAIKRSRDLLERIKTEFGAPGLVVGVSVDGVRVWCEGMGYADLENRIPCAPETVMRIASVSKALTSAAAARLCEAGKLDLDVPVQKYVPEFPQKQFDGQDVTITSRMILSHLSGIRHYEKDAKKVKEETEKAKRLLKPPGKDGENASSSEKMNEVSTDQESKSKDSSQARRKREFEHEEYYLKDNFENVIQSLDLFKDDPLIFKPGTTFLYSTHAFTLLSAVLERAAGQHFLDLMMNLFRELGMLNTVPDENGPIIYHRCRFYCLNKRGRVVNSPYVDNSYKWAGGGFLSTAGDLLLFGNALLYSYQVAFLEDTEGLLPGFLKPKTALDLWAPVDKTEASWDKDGLYAQGWLVVEKLQRFGQCRKRRHYVSHTGGAVGASSVLLVLPSEELDQRRGVTPVLPQGVVVSIITNMQSVGLNPTALKIAHEFDKARSVKVCS, encoded by the exons ATGTCACGCTTGCTTCTAGCGCATCGATTATGTAGCAGGTGCTTTTTGCGCGGACTTCCGTTTTTGTCTCCGCGTGCCAAGCCGCGGAAGACTGACAGCGTTTTATTGCTGGCACAAAGACGTTGTTTCGTGGAGTTCGCCTTTGGTAAAAACCAGGCGAAAACGCGCATTTGGGTGTGTGGTGTTGGTGTAGGCTTAGTTTTAGCTGTGGGGCTAAAATACAGCCATGACTCTTTCGAAAGTTCATGTGATGATAACGTCAGTAAAGCAGAAAATCCGTACAAAGATGCAATCAAAAGGAGCAGAGATCTGCTGGAGCGGATAAAG ACTGAGTTTGGAGCTCCTGGTCTGGTAGTCGGAGTTTCTGTGGATGGTGTTCGGGTTTGGTGTGAAG GGATGGGTTATGCTGATTTGGAGAACCGCATCCCATGTGCTCCGGAAACAGTGATGCGAATTGCCAGCGTGAGTAAGGCGCTCACCTCCGCCGCTGCTGCTCGACTGTGTGAGGCAGGAAAACTCGATCTTGACGTCCCCGTCCAGAAATATGTCCCAGAGTTTCCCCAGAAGCAGTTTGATGGACAAGAT GTCACAATAACTTCTCGTATGATTCTGTCACATCTGAGTGGCATACGGCACTACGAGAAGGATGCAAAGAAAGTCAAGGAGGAAACGGAGAAAGCAAAGCGACTTCTAAAGCCACCGGGTAAAGACGGAGAGAACGCGAGTTCGTCTGAAAAGATGAACGAAGTTTCAACGGATCAGGAATCTAAAAGTAAAGACTCCAGTCAAGCTAGAAGGAAAAGGGAGTTTGAGCACGAGGAATACTACTTGAAGGACAACTTTGAAAACGTCATTCAGTCCTTGGATCTTTTTAAGGATGACCCTCTCATTTTCAAACCTG GCACCACTTTCCTGTACTCTACTCATGCCTTCACTCTGCTGAGCGCCGTCTTGGAGCGGGCTGCTGGTCAGCATTTCCTGGATCTAATGATGAACCTGTTCCGTGAGCTGGGAATGCTCAACACTGTTCCCGATGAGAACGGTCCGATAATTTACCACCGCTGCAG GTTTTATTGCCTTAATAAGAGAGGCCGTGTTGTAAACTCCCCGTACGTGGACAACTCCTACAAATGGGCCGGAGGAGGCTTCCTCTCCACAGCTGGAGACCTGCTGCTCTTTGGGAACGCTCTGCTTTATAGCTACCAGGTGGCCTTCCTCGAGGACACCGAGGGCTTACTCCCGGGTTTCCTTAAACCCAAAACGGCTTTAGATCTATGGGCGCCTGTCGACAAGACTGAGGCCAGCTGGGACAAGGATGGACTTTATGCCCAAGGCTGGTTGGTGGTGGAGAAACTGCAAAGATTTGGCCAATGCAGGAAGCGCAGACACTACGTGTCACACACGGGGGGAGCTGTGGGGGCCAGCAGCGTTCTTCTAGTGTTACCCAGCGAGGAGCTAGACCAACGACGGGGGGTGACCCCTGTCCTCCCACAAGGGGTGGTGGtctccatcatcaccaacatGCAGTCTGTAGGGCTGAACCCCACCGCGCTGAAGATTGCACATGAGTTCGACAAAGCTAGAAGTGTGAAGGTTTGCAGCTAA